The Ictalurus furcatus strain D&B chromosome 23, Billie_1.0, whole genome shotgun sequence genome includes the window AGCAACAGTTGTCTGTCATTTAGCGAGCTACAATAAGTCACAGCAAACATAACATTAGGTTCCATCTTATAAAGGGCTATTTATTATTAGCTAGTGGTTATCAATAGCTAATAATTCTGCATTCTGTTATTGTTGTAACCAATTTTTCACCGCGAGATTTACCAAGTCATTCAGTTGTGCATCATGACATTGTTTAACCACACACATCATGATTCTTGAAGACGTTTTTGCAGTGCGTGATATGTATCGTATGACGTGTATTGCTGTGCTAGCAGTACAGTAGTGTTGCATTCAAAATAAAACTTGTTCCatactttatttaatgtctacaaaaatcagttcatttttttttattgatctatttatgtatttattgaaaaaaaacagaacagcttCTTACAATATTATAGCTTTTCataatatttgtataatattttacaattttaaatattaactacaacattttaacatcaaGTCAGTGCTTCCCTTAAGTttgtaataaagaaaaaaaaaacaacaacaaaaaaacaatttaataaagATATATGATGATATCCATGAAAAGTGCATTGTGACAAATggcgtaaatgtaaatataaattaaatatcaaatagGCATAAGGATCTGCACTCAAAGAAGATGATGTCTCGCATAAGTAAAAGGAATATGATCCTTCAAGAAAACATTATTTGTTACAGATGCCCTTCTGTAACAGCTGTATGCAGACCACTCTTCCTGTGTCCTTGAATGAACTCTTACAGTACGGGATTAAAAGCTGTGCTGCTGAATGGCTCCGCATATAAAGTTGAATTACGTTCTGCAGTGTTTGTAGAAACCCAGCCAGAAATGAGCACTATAAGAATTATACTGCAGGTGAATTATAGGACATAGGAGTCAGTTCAACACTGGGAGTTATTCCAACACTGTAGGTGTATAATGTGTCTCGATTCTTACTTTAGTTACTTTAAATCTTATCTTACTTCTCCACTGTGAGAACTGATTTTGCTAAAGACCTGTGGCCATTCCTGGTTAAACCAGGCGCTCAGCATTGCGTATGCCAAAAATAAAGCATGTCCTGGCAACATAGCACCAACTGCATGACCTCTTGcccttatttaaaaataataaagtacaatAGTGTGAAAAAATATCTCGCCATGCTTGTCTCAACAATCATTTTTTAATGCAGGACTGCAATGTTTGCCACACTATTTAAGCTATTTTGACAAATGAATTATGCTACATGCCGAATTACAAACAATACACACTTGTTATGACAATCAATGCGGAAATCACCGtctgactccatttcccataatgcaccttcagctacaaacatggccaccgtGGAATCCAATTGTGCGTCCCAGTTCGCCTAgatatactatgcactaaaagtatgtgctctttttgtgaagaaaaagtacatacttttgagtgtatAGCATAGAAGTGTGTATGTACTGGGACGTACTAAGACGTCACGTAACGGAGAGATCGTTGTCGTCTTCCACACCCTGTCACCGTAAACACATCCCACGTTGTAGTTcggcttttcttcattcattattccttatacaatttatacaaaataatttcatttaccATTCCCtcgatttatttttccacatttcatttacagctCTATAAAATGCGCCCTACCTTATGTAAGTTCTTACGCTTAAATGATGAAGACGCGTCGCCGAGGTTACACTCGTCCGTCCTGGTTGCAGGTTGAATTCGGCGATGCAAACCGTCACGAAACTCCTCCTCCCTTgcgcaaggagttgtgggtaatattagctggaaaagtgtccacggatccacacttcAAAAATTTACCGGAAGTAGTGCACCATCCGGGTATCACTGGGATACTcattctaatctcggatactagTTAGGATGGATAGTAGGCAAATTGGGACGCAGCATAAGACTTTGCGAAATATTCGTTCAGCTCTGTTCACGCATCTGACATACTAAGCTCATGTTTGCTCGTTCTGGCTTTGACACTTGTTTATTTCCTGATCATAGCTTCTGAATACCTGCTTGTACAACACCTGACCATTTGTCTGATTCTGGATTCGGATATTGATATCGtgctttggatttgtttgtgcTTGCCAGTCTTTATTTTTAACGAAAACGTTCACAGCACCTGTCGTCGTCTCCGCTGCCTGACATATATGATATgatttctattactactactactaataataacaaaaatgtaataattgtaatttaaatgtaaaaatgtaatttctgaattttagtttaattcagttttacTTGTATAACAATTCTAACAGTAGAAATAGTCACAAAGCTTCTTTACCTAATCTTAATTGACCTAATCTATAAAACCTTAATCTTGTGCCCTAGATGCTCTCGTCCCGTGTGCTGCTTCGGGGTTTGCGGGCTGAGACCGGGCTCTGGAGGAGCCTGTCCACCTCGACCAGAGCACTGGCTTCACACAGTCGCAGTGAGAGTCAttaatacacattcacactttaaatacagtacacacataccTTGTATCGCCACATAAGATTTTCAGGTATCTTCTCTCTCTGATGTACTTTTCATTGTTAATGTCATTGTAAAACCTGAAGGAGATCAAGCAGGATCACTTCCACCTCCTTCAACGTCATGCTACGGGATACGTTCACACTTCCTTTAGTAGTACTAATTCCTCAGTATCCATTAtcgaaaaaaaatacattcctGATTACTACAAGTGTATCCCCATTTACTATCATAATGTAAACTTGGAGATAAATTTCTCAACTGTCAAGTATACTATTTACTTTGTGATATATGAGTATGTCTAAATATACTTGCGAAACGTGCACTAGCAGCTAAGTGAGCTAGTTTTCGATATACTATTAACAACATGCCTATGAGacttatttcatattttctaaACACTTATTTGGACTTATATTTGTTCCATGAGATTATGTCTAAATGATACCACAAACCTTCAAAAtattgaatctgattggttgaaagctgttgattaatttcccatGACAGCACCACTCTAACAGTTAGTGACACAATCCAAGATTAATCATTTCAGCATAATAAAATGAACGGATTATAAAACGTGTCGAAAAACATATCATAGTTAATGTGGTGAGGTTTACTGTAGCTAAACGTTAATATAACGTTTATAATATAACGTAAGAATGATTTACGAAGGGACTTTCCAGTGTTGATGGTTTGCGGACCTCAGTTTCTCAGCAGGTTGCATTTTTCAAGTTTTATTAACTTGaagcgaaagaaagaaagaaagaaagaaaaaaaaaagagaagctggttatgacaggaactaacttgtttcacagacgttccacaacattacgtATGATTATAAATGATGTGGCGTTCATTAATAACTAAATTGTTATCagtggcaaattgctgtggtattagaggaataaaactttttgggacacggtattataggagaataaTCCACTGTGAGCGGTGATGCATCCCAGGACCGTCCcattacattttattccttacagaaTTAACTGCATCTACTTAAATACCTAAGTAACAATTCGCTTCCATTATATTATCACGGTGATAACCTAATAAACTGCATGCTTATTAATCAGTTGAaagagtgaggaatgtaagAAGAACCCACTGGTTGTTCGCGGGTGTTAAAATTTACTCAGTCAATATCACGTTATAGTATAGTACGTGTGTATTGTATCTCAAATTTATAGGTAAATATGAGCCAGTTTGTCAGGTATCAGGTATCAGGTTGTCAGATATCCAAAATACTACAGACATTTATGAATGTAAACAAAAGTTTTTGTTAAACACTGCGCTTtcattagggttagggttagggttgcttGTGCTTGTGCAACTTGAGCTCATACCTTaatatgttgtggaacattaaACGTAATACATGGCCTCCAGTTAATTATTTGGCAGGACCAGGCAAAAGTCTGTTCACACTGAGAATCACGTTATCATTCCACCATTGAATTGGAATAATACTATGATCAATCATGTCAAGGTTTAGGATCTTTTGGTCTAATTCAGTTTAAGTTCTCTGTGTCACTCATTATaagatacagtacataataGTTATCATGGATTAAGCATTTCATCGCCGTAAAATAGAGGTAGAGAAAAATACCCTTTTGCATTCAATAGATTGATTCGTAGCCACGCCTTATTGACATACAATCGCAGGAAATACCATCCTATAAACCAGGGATTAATACAACTCCACACATTACACAGTAGACGGCACTGCTTAATGATAGATTATTGGCAtgcatgtttaatttaaatgaatcaaCCTGCTGATCAGtaattgtctgtgtgtttctttacTCTTaggtgttgatgtgattgactGCAGTGTTCCTCAGTACAATAACCGTCTGGATACACCACTGACTGATATCCCATTCGTCAGAAATCTCACTCCTGAGCAGAAGAtgctgaaggagaaagagaaggagtCATGGACCAAACTCACCGAGGAGGAGAAACTAGCACGTAAATATGACTATGGGGATTAAAATCGTTCAAACCGTACTGTTTTGTTTCGCCGGATTAACAGCACAGACAGTGCATTGCTTCTCGTGAGCTGGTTTGATGTAGAGATCTGCCCTTCAGTTACAGCTCGCAGCATATTTTCATGCAGTTGTTCACTACATCCgtttcctattagtttcactgtagtacTTGAATAATTCCTGGTGAATAGGAATAGGAAGccttatatttaataaagttttgtAGTAAACCACTTTTTAGTAATGAACCCTACCGTATCTTACTGCAACTTAAAATCTTAAGAGTAAtgagtataataataattcccaaCTCTAGACATGTGTGCTGTTTTTAAAcatcttatattttataaatgacataattttaaacacaaacaacagaatagTTAAGTGAGACatgcatattatttattatgtatttagtCATTTTGGAAATCGTTTTAttggcaattaaaaaaaactacataaatacacaacatGACACaggctagattttttttttattattaagtatgTAAATGTAGGTATATTTAATTAGATGAAAAATTgtttcatatataaatatgtttgtgGAAAAAAGAAACCCTTCAAATACTAAGAGTACTCACAAAAACAACTGGGAAAAGAGTAATTATGAtatctgttgttttaaaaaattacccAAATTCCCAAATTAGTTTGTATGAAATCAAATGAATTTGGAACTCACTTGTTACAGTTGTTATGAATTTTTCATTAAGGCAAGTTTAAGACTCATCTAGATGCCAggacaaataaacaataacctGTAAATTCTAATTGCTTTAATTACATTGAAGCACAGAAGCAAAACATATTCATTTAAAGCTAAGGAGCATTGTCTGAACTGCACTGATGTAAACACATTCAAATCCACTAGGTATGGACTTAATTCCATTACAATCCAATTTGATGGCATttaacgttatttatttatttatttattttaaaaaaatggaccCAACTGCATGCTGTAACAGTTTAGCGGAATTGTGTTGCAGTGCCAGTGCAATAACCACAAGGTGTCAGTGTTGCACTATAATTCCTGTTTGCGTTAGGTTTCGCATACAGTACGCTGCATGATACTAAAATGTCTTGTATGTGGTTGCGATTTGAAACAGGGTTGAGTGCTCAATACATGTAAATAATGTACagtgttcatgtttttttcacaGTGTATAGGCTCTCATTTCAACTGAGCTATGCTGAGATGAGGAAGGGCTCTGATGAGTGGAAGACAGTGCTGGGAGGGGTCTTCATTTTCCTTGGCTTCACAGGCCTGTTGGTGTTGTGGCAGCGTTTGTATGGTGGGTATAAAAAGTCATCCTCACCTGATTCACTTTCAGACAGACATTTATATCAGCAACATTAGACATCAGACTCCATTTGAACTTGTAATGATATAGAGTGAGGGATACATAATattgtataaataatatagaagACTACCTCTTCACCAAGCACTTGAATTGTCACTTTGCTaatctattttttaaaagtcatcCTTGTCCCTGGCCTAATGAACTAGCATGagaatgtgtttttgatagagattTCAAAACAggtctgtaagtcgctctggataaaaacgtttgccaaatgctgtaaatgtagaagaacaaaaaggacaaaataaaaggacaacacacacacacacacacacacacacacacacacacagtgggggatataagtattgaacgcgtcaacattttttcagtaaatatatttccaatgagtttattcacatggaattttcaccagactttggtattgactcaaaaaaatccacacatataaagacattcaaacattaaagtctataaatgaagtcatgtgtaataaagaggaatgactcaggaaaaaagtattgaacacgccaactgaaatgtatttaatacttagtggagaagcctttgtttgtaatgacagcttcaagactctacctgtatgaagaaattagtcacagtattcaggtgtgattttgacccattcttctaaacatattgtctttaaatcttgttcaattggattaaagtcaggtgattgactgggccattctaacagcttgattttttttctctgaaaccaattgagagtttcctttgctgtatgatttggatcgttgtcctgctggaaggtccacctacgtctcatcttcatcatcctggtggatggcagcagattcttctcaagaatctcccagtaaagggctccattcatcgttccttcaattatatgaagtctgtaccACGTGATGATAAACAGCCCctcaccatgatgcttcacctccaaacttcactgttggtgtagtgtttttagggtatgtggagtgccatttcttctccaaacatggtgtgtagtatggcagtcaaaaagttcagttttgctctcgtctgaccagactacactctcccagtatttcataggcttgtccaaatcagttgcagcaaactttaaacgagcttcgacatgccttttctttagcaatggagtcttgcagggcgAGCGTGAGTGCATCgccttttgttttctctttgacGATGGTACCTTGGGCTACTCTTccgactccctggtcagaaatcttgcgagtagctcctgtgcgtggccggttgatgacggagtgatgttgcttatacttattattttaatgtttactcCACCATACGTAACAGTAGGGATTAgtacttttcttcttttatgcCATACCCACCTTGAATGTTGCCAAATtggcacattttttttctggcacACTCTCCAAATAGTTTATTGGCATAGAGATAGAGATGGTATCTAACTGTAGATTCGGAGACTTTGGGACCTCAAAATGCTAGCAACTTCTGCAAATCTCCAACTGCGATCTTTGGAGAATTTGTTGCCTCTCTGACCATTGTGCTAACTAAGCACAGATACATTGTTATAATggattgaaatgttttgatttaaaaacttttaaactgTAAATACCCTTAATgtgattattaataaatatttataatggaATTCTATGTGCTTTTTAGAAGAAAAGTTGCTCCCTGATTACTGGCCAATCTTTTCAAACTATTGTGTTTCTGCTGTTATTTTATTACAGCGTATACTCACATTTTTAAGTTCCTGGAATCCTTGATACAGTATTTGTAGATCAGTTGTAAAATGAAAGAGGTATGTTTTCCTTTGGTGTTCATGGCATTGCTGATTTCACAGCCAGAAAAATGTACTGATATCACCTTCCCTTTCTTGTTGTACCCTGACCTGCTTCCTTAACCAGCTGATGTTTCTGAGATTTCCTGGAAGTTACAGTTTATTTGTTACTAAATTGGTACTAGGTGTCATAAACTGTCTCGTTTCACAGACTTGTTCCTACAGCCTCGGAATCAATTGACGATGAAGGACTTTTCTCTGAAATGTCCTGTTTTGCTGGAAACTTggttcatactttttttttttcctttaactaCATCCACTATTATTACTGAATTACACTGCAGTTATTTCCTCGATACttattcataaatataaacttttcCGGCGAATCCAGCGAGTAAACCGCGAAAGAGGTGGGAAAGGGTGGAATCATACCAGCTTTTTCACCTGCAGGAGACACTCTCTGTCTGGCAGCCCGTCCTTGGTGCTCACACTCAGTAATTGGACAGTGCTGGGTTGCTGGCCATTGCTTCCAGAAACTGAAAGGGACCAAAAAAAAGCTAAAGATGTAGCTGTTTGAACTCAGACTTCATTTAAGAAAATCCCCAGACCCCAAAACTAGCACCTCCACTCTTTCCAAGGCTGTCTGTGTATGATTGATGGTGAGCAGTTGATAATGAACACGCCAGAGCAAaagccttttgtgtgtgtgctgggaaTAAGAAAGGAATTGGGGGGGGGTGCATGTGATTTAGAACCACGGTCGGATGCAGCTGAGACTTGCATCTCCCACCTTGTGTCTTGGAGGCCTTGGCTCTTTGAGGAAGGAAGTCAGGAGAGAAAAGAACGGGAGTGTTGAGAGTAGGGTTGTAACTGAATAAGAGCAGA containing:
- the LOC128599462 gene encoding cytochrome c oxidase subunit 4 isoform 1, mitochondrial isoform X1, producing the protein MMLSSRVLLRGLRAETGLWRSLSTSTRALASHSRSVDVIDCSVPQYNNRLDTPLTDIPFVRNLTPEQKMLKEKEKESWTKLTEEEKLALYRLSFQLSYAEMRKGSDEWKTVLGGVFIFLGFTGLLVLWQRLYVYGDVPHTFSPEWVEKQTQRMIDMRVNPVHGFSVNWDYEKKQWK
- the LOC128599462 gene encoding cytochrome c oxidase subunit 4 isoform 1, mitochondrial isoform X2 — translated: MLSSRVLLRGLRAETGLWRSLSTSTRALASHSRSVDVIDCSVPQYNNRLDTPLTDIPFVRNLTPEQKMLKEKEKESWTKLTEEEKLALYRLSFQLSYAEMRKGSDEWKTVLGGVFIFLGFTGLLVLWQRLYVYGDVPHTFSPEWVEKQTQRMIDMRVNPVHGFSVNWDYEKKQWK